In Vitis riparia cultivar Riparia Gloire de Montpellier isolate 1030 chromosome 19, EGFV_Vit.rip_1.0, whole genome shotgun sequence, the following proteins share a genomic window:
- the LOC117908228 gene encoding cytochrome P450 CYP72A219-like, translated as MVKKVLDTRDKKIKVNLDKLLNKREKAMKAGETANSDLLGILMESNFREIQEHQNNKNIGMSVKDVIEECKLFYLASQETTSVLLVWTMVLLSEHPNWQARAREEVLQVFGNKKPEADGLNHLKIVTMIFHEVLTLYPLVEMLARAIYKDTQVGDMCFPAGVQVVLPTILVHHDHEIWGDDAKEFNPERFAEGVLKVTKNQVSFFPFGWGPRVCIGQNFAMMEAKIALAMILHHFSFELSPSYAHAPFSILTMQPQYGAHLILRGLQC; from the exons ATGGTAAAAAAGGTTCTGGATACAagagataagaaaataaaagtaaatttagacaaac tccttaacaAAAGGGAGAAGGCAATGAAGGCTGGTGAAACTGCTAATAGTGACTTATTAGGTATACTAATGGAATCCAATTTTAGAGAAATTCAAGAACATCAAAATAACAAGAATATTGGAATGAGTGTCAAAGATGTCATCGAAGAGTGTAAGCTATTCTATCTTGCTAGCCAAGAGACGACCTCAGTTTTGCTTGTATGGACAATGGTCCTGCTAAGTGAGCATCCAAACTGGCAAGCTCGTGCAAGAGAAGAGGTTTTACAGGTTTTTGGGAATAAAAAACCAGAAGCTGATGGATTAAATCACCTAAAAATT GTTACCATGATTTTTCATGAGGTTCTTACGTTATACCCACTAGTAGAAATGCTTGCTAGAGCTATTTATAAGGACACTCAAGTGGGAGACATGTGTTTTCCAGCTGGAGTGCAAGTCGTGTTGCCCACCATCCTAGTTCAccatgatcatgaaatttgggGGGATGATGCAAAGGAGTTTAATCCAGAGAGGTTTGCAGAAGGAGTTTTGAAGGTAACAAAAAACCAAGTTTCATTTTTCCCATTTGGTTGGGGTCCTCGGGTATGCATTGGACAAAATTTTGCAATGATGGAGGCAAAAATAGCTTTGGCAATGATCCTACATCACTTCTCATTTGAACTTTCGCCATCCTATGCTCATGCTCCTTTCAGTATCCTAACTATGCAACCCCAATATGGTGCACACCTGATTCTACGTGGGCTTCAGTGTTGA